The Snodgrassella alvi wkB2 genome window below encodes:
- the recR gene encoding recombination mediator RecR yields the protein MSTKQVDAFSRLTNALKVLPNVGPKTAQRMAYELLQHQRQGAEELVEAIQAALLQVQHCRLCNTFCEGELCAICSDEQRDTRRLMIVQMPVDVASMESAHCHDGMYFVLMGQVSPAQGADLQAIALDKLVTRLQHHEVDEIIIATNFTAEGDATAYVLAQLLAEFPAKVTRLARGMPLGAELEYIDAGTLAQAVYERRNVK from the coding sequence ATGAGTACAAAACAAGTGGACGCATTTAGCCGCTTAACCAATGCATTAAAAGTATTGCCTAATGTTGGTCCTAAAACAGCGCAGCGCATGGCTTATGAATTATTACAGCACCAGCGTCAGGGCGCAGAAGAGCTGGTGGAAGCAATTCAAGCTGCTTTATTACAGGTACAGCATTGTCGTTTATGTAATACTTTTTGTGAAGGTGAATTGTGTGCAATTTGTTCTGATGAGCAGCGTGACACCAGGCGATTAATGATAGTACAAATGCCGGTAGATGTAGCCAGTATGGAATCAGCACATTGCCATGATGGTATGTATTTTGTATTGATGGGACAGGTTAGTCCGGCTCAGGGAGCAGATTTGCAGGCCATTGCTTTGGATAAACTGGTAACGCGATTACAGCATCATGAAGTAGATGAGATTATTATTGCTACCAATTTTACTGCTGAAGGAGATGCTACTGCGTATGTGTTGGCACAATTACTGGCTGAGTTTCCGGCAAAAGTTACGCGTCTGGCGCGAGGTATGCCACTCGGAGCAGAACTGGAATACATAGATGCGGGTACTCTGGCTCAGGCTGTTTATGAACGCCGTAATGTAAAGTAA
- a CDS encoding SPOR domain-containing protein → MYTPLRQAGKGLVSFIIGLLLATLIIACILFFLNKSKSDFKIPDNPAASVPPQPEILTPANSTTASSQIFTPDTPASSGTTVETPETIPASQPVNMGGIENDITIEHTPTTQPPIPHKTPEKTPRKAPPVSHTDITPEQILNNGSIEKAQRAAAKQHSEDKVFLQIGSYNNRTDADAQRAKLVMLGINSSVHSAKVNGTIKYRVQTDNLSQNQAKQIKQTLQQHNIDSLTRTAS, encoded by the coding sequence ATGTACACACCACTTCGTCAGGCAGGTAAGGGGCTTGTCAGCTTTATAATAGGTTTGCTTCTTGCAACCTTAATCATTGCCTGTATCCTATTCTTCCTGAATAAAAGCAAATCAGATTTTAAAATTCCTGATAATCCCGCTGCTTCTGTTCCGCCACAACCCGAAATACTTACTCCGGCCAATAGTACAACAGCATCTTCTCAAATCTTTACTCCTGATACTCCTGCGTCTTCAGGAACCACCGTTGAAACCCCGGAGACTATACCAGCTTCACAACCGGTCAATATGGGAGGGATTGAAAATGACATTACTATTGAACACACACCGACAACACAACCACCCATACCACATAAAACACCAGAAAAAACACCCAGAAAAGCACCCCCAGTCAGTCATACAGATATAACTCCGGAACAAATTCTGAATAACGGTAGTATTGAAAAAGCTCAGCGTGCAGCAGCAAAGCAGCATAGTGAAGACAAAGTTTTTTTACAAATCGGTTCATATAACAACCGTACTGATGCTGATGCCCAGCGTGCCAAACTAGTGATGCTGGGAATTAACAGCAGCGTACATAGTGCTAAAGTGAACGGTACAATCAAATATCGTGTTCAGACTGATAATCTGAGTCAGAATCAGGCAAAACAGATTAAACAAACTTTACAGCAGCATAATATCGACAGCCTGACCAGAACAGCATCCTGA
- a CDS encoding accessory factor UbiK family protein, giving the protein MISKKFFEDISDKLGDTISNSPIKDMERNVKSMLGSAFNRMDLITREEFDIQQQVLLKTREKLAELESRVIALEALLAQNNNNHETTDPVAPTDNHTDLSD; this is encoded by the coding sequence ATGATCAGCAAAAAATTTTTTGAAGACATCAGCGATAAACTCGGCGATACCATCAGTAACAGTCCCATCAAAGATATGGAAAGAAATGTTAAATCCATGCTTGGCAGTGCTTTTAACCGGATGGATTTGATTACACGTGAAGAATTCGATATTCAGCAACAGGTTTTACTAAAAACCCGGGAAAAACTGGCTGAACTGGAAAGCAGAGTGATCGCGCTGGAAGCGTTGTTAGCACAAAATAATAACAACCATGAAACCACCGATCCGGTTGCTCCGACAGATAATCATACTGATTTGTCTGACTAA
- a CDS encoding YifB family Mg chelatase-like AAA ATPase codes for MSWAVVYSRALAGMAAPLVEVEAHLANGLPAFSIVGLPDTEVKESRDRVRAAIIQSGFDFPAKKITVNLAPADLPKESGRFDLPIAIGILAASGQIDGTNLHQYELAGELGLSGQIRPIRGAIAMAEAARQHQRSFILPSDNAFQTALLPDAHVYGADTLLAVAAHLNQDQPLSPVDVQHIQQQPDETNYPDMADVRGQQTARLALEIAAAGGHSILMSGPPGTGKSMLAQRLPGILPPLTAKELVSVWSLQSLLPHGQQKYRLNRPFRSPHHSTSAVALVGGGSDPRPGEISLAHHGILFLDELPEFDRKVLEVLREPLESGEIHISRAARQATYPAKFQLIAAMNPCPCGYLGHPVKPCRCTPEAITRYRDKISGPLLDRIDLIIEVPSLPASDLLQQANGENSSSIRERVKTARSRQYQRQGKINAQLSNRELDDIARITPEAKQTLASVMEKLSLSARSFHRILRIARTLADMNDIHDVETSHILRAISFRRAL; via the coding sequence ATGTCATGGGCAGTTGTTTATAGTCGTGCTCTGGCTGGCATGGCAGCACCACTTGTAGAGGTAGAAGCTCATCTGGCCAACGGCTTACCTGCATTCAGCATTGTTGGTCTGCCGGATACAGAAGTTAAAGAAAGCAGAGATCGGGTAAGAGCGGCTATTATTCAGTCCGGTTTTGACTTTCCGGCTAAAAAAATTACCGTTAATCTGGCACCCGCTGATTTACCCAAAGAATCAGGCCGGTTTGATTTACCGATAGCTATCGGCATACTGGCAGCATCCGGTCAGATTGATGGTACCAATCTACATCAGTATGAACTGGCCGGAGAACTTGGCCTGTCCGGTCAGATCAGGCCTATCCGCGGGGCTATCGCCATGGCAGAAGCAGCCAGACAGCACCAGCGTTCATTTATTCTGCCCTCAGATAATGCTTTTCAAACTGCCCTGTTACCTGATGCGCATGTTTATGGCGCTGATACATTATTGGCAGTAGCAGCTCATCTTAATCAGGACCAACCACTTTCCCCTGTTGATGTACAACATATACAACAACAGCCTGATGAAACAAACTATCCTGATATGGCCGATGTACGCGGGCAACAAACAGCCAGACTAGCACTGGAGATCGCCGCAGCCGGCGGTCACAGTATCCTCATGTCCGGACCGCCAGGAACCGGTAAATCTATGCTAGCACAGCGTCTACCCGGTATCTTACCGCCACTTACAGCCAAAGAACTCGTCAGCGTCTGGTCATTACAGTCATTGTTGCCTCACGGACAGCAAAAATACCGCCTGAACCGGCCATTTCGCTCGCCCCATCATAGTACTTCGGCTGTTGCACTAGTAGGTGGTGGCTCCGATCCCCGACCTGGTGAAATTTCACTGGCACATCATGGTATTTTATTTTTGGACGAACTGCCGGAATTCGACCGAAAAGTTCTTGAAGTTTTACGAGAACCACTGGAAAGCGGAGAAATTCATATCTCACGCGCAGCACGTCAGGCTACTTATCCGGCTAAATTCCAGCTGATAGCAGCAATGAACCCCTGCCCTTGCGGTTATCTCGGACATCCAGTTAAACCATGTCGCTGTACACCCGAAGCCATAACCCGTTACCGTGATAAAATTTCCGGTCCGCTGCTTGACCGTATAGACCTGATCATTGAAGTGCCCAGTTTACCTGCCAGTGATTTGTTACAGCAGGCAAACGGTGAAAACAGCAGCAGTATTCGTGAGCGTGTCAAAACAGCACGCTCGCGCCAGTATCAGCGTCAGGGTAAAATCAATGCTCAACTGAGCAACCGTGAACTGGATGATATAGCCCGAATCACCCCTGAAGCCAAACAAACCCTGGCCAGTGTGATGGAAAAATTGTCGCTGTCAGCACGCAGTTTTCATCGTATTTTACGTATTGCACGTACATTAGCAGATATGAATGATATACATGATGTTGAAACCAGCCACATTTTACGCGCCATAAGCTTCCGCCGTGCTTTATAA
- a CDS encoding YbaB/EbfC family nucleoid-associated protein, translating to MFGKAGLGGLMKQAQQMQERMKKAQADLANVEVEGESGAGMVKVTMNCHYGVKRIHIDDSLLADAADDKEMLEDLIAAAVNDAVRKAESTSSERMSQFTQGMNLPAGMGDLFK from the coding sequence ATGTTTGGAAAAGCAGGTTTGGGTGGTTTGATGAAGCAGGCGCAACAGATGCAGGAACGTATGAAAAAGGCGCAGGCTGATCTGGCTAATGTAGAGGTGGAAGGTGAATCTGGGGCTGGTATGGTTAAGGTAACCATGAATTGTCACTATGGAGTAAAACGTATCCATATTGATGACAGTTTGCTTGCAGATGCTGCTGATGACAAAGAGATGCTGGAAGATTTGATTGCAGCTGCGGTTAATGATGCCGTACGTAAAGCTGAATCAACTTCTTCAGAACGTATGAGTCAGTTTACTCAGGGTATGAATTTACCAGCAGGTATGGGAGATTTATTTAAATAA
- the ilvA gene encoding threonine ammonia-lyase, biosynthetic encodes MNNHTNYLTRILTAAVYDVAIETPLDYAANLSDRLNNHIWLKREDLQPVFSFKIRGAYNKMAKLDKNALEKGVITASAGNHAQGVALSAQKLGCEATIVMPQTTPQIKIDAVKKRGGKVVLAGESYNDAYNHAMQLVAQSGLTYIPPFDDPDVIAGQGTIGMEILRQHPKPIDAVFVAIGGGGLAAGVAAYIKNVRPEVKVIGVETEDACAMKQSIAAGKRIELKEVGLFADGTAVKLVGEETFTLCKDLLDDIIIVDTDSICAAIKDIFDDTRSITETSGALALAGLKAYIARNQCQHQNLIAVTSGANMNFHQLRHVSERCELTEGHEGIFAVTIPEKPGSFRFFIDLIGNRNITEFNYRYGDDQKAHIFVGIQSNDTADLQTIVQELNNNGLPALDLTHNEMAKLHIRYMVGGRTSKVANERLISFEFPERPGALRRFLIHMQSDWNITLFHYRNHGADFGRVLVGLNIPPADAVKFYAFLDNVGYIYQEQTHNAAYQLFLSESATA; translated from the coding sequence ATGAACAATCACACAAACTACCTTACCCGCATTCTTACTGCCGCAGTATATGATGTGGCCATTGAAACACCCTTGGATTATGCTGCTAATCTGTCAGATCGACTCAACAATCACATCTGGCTGAAACGGGAGGATTTACAACCAGTATTCTCTTTCAAAATCCGCGGGGCCTATAACAAAATGGCCAAGCTGGATAAAAATGCCCTGGAAAAAGGTGTCATCACGGCCTCGGCTGGCAATCATGCTCAGGGCGTAGCGCTTTCAGCACAAAAACTGGGTTGTGAAGCAACTATCGTTATGCCTCAGACCACACCACAAATTAAAATCGATGCTGTAAAAAAACGCGGTGGCAAAGTAGTACTGGCCGGTGAGTCCTACAATGATGCCTACAACCATGCCATGCAGCTGGTTGCCCAAAGTGGCCTCACATATATTCCACCATTTGATGATCCGGATGTCATTGCCGGACAGGGTACCATCGGTATGGAAATATTACGCCAGCACCCAAAACCTATTGATGCTGTATTTGTTGCTATTGGCGGCGGCGGGCTGGCTGCAGGAGTGGCAGCGTACATTAAAAATGTACGTCCGGAGGTCAAAGTAATCGGCGTAGAAACTGAAGATGCCTGTGCTATGAAGCAATCTATTGCTGCTGGCAAACGCATAGAACTTAAAGAAGTAGGTTTGTTTGCGGATGGTACTGCAGTTAAACTGGTAGGTGAAGAAACATTCACACTATGCAAAGACTTACTGGATGACATTATTATTGTAGATACCGATAGTATTTGTGCAGCAATTAAAGACATTTTCGATGATACCCGCAGTATTACTGAAACCTCCGGTGCACTGGCTCTTGCCGGATTAAAAGCCTATATTGCCCGGAATCAATGTCAGCATCAAAATCTAATCGCAGTAACCAGCGGTGCAAATATGAATTTCCATCAACTGCGCCACGTCTCTGAACGCTGTGAACTGACAGAGGGACATGAAGGAATTTTTGCGGTAACCATCCCGGAAAAACCCGGTAGCTTTCGTTTTTTCATTGATTTAATCGGTAACAGAAATATTACCGAATTCAATTATCGCTATGGTGATGACCAGAAAGCCCATATATTTGTTGGTATTCAAAGCAATGATACTGCTGATTTACAGACTATCGTACAGGAACTGAACAACAATGGTTTACCGGCTCTAGATCTCACCCATAACGAAATGGCCAAACTGCATATCCGATATATGGTAGGTGGTCGTACCAGCAAAGTTGCTAATGAGCGTCTGATTAGTTTTGAATTTCCTGAGCGACCGGGTGCTCTGAGACGTTTTCTGATACATATGCAATCCGACTGGAACATTACTTTGTTCCATTATCGCAATCATGGAGCCGATTTCGGTCGCGTACTGGTTGGTTTGAATATTCCACCGGCTGATGCAGTAAAATTCTATGCATTTCTGGATAATGTGGGTTATATCTATCAGGAACAAACTCACAATGCCGCTTATCAGCTATTTCTAAGCGAATCCGCCACCGCCTGA
- a CDS encoding thiol:disulfide interchange protein DsbA/DsbL, which yields MLKKIITTMVTAMAFVTGIAQAAIVKIDYDVLDKPIPQLHKDKVEVLEFFSYSCIHCSHLEPFMLKEMKSFAPDTYLRPVHVVWDDDVYFNLARVAAAVNSTGMKLQADPLIFDAIFNKHIELWQPDVFNKWAIKQTAFDGQKLVKAYNSLENSATATSMRKMGEKYNITSTPTVIVGGKYVLKFPKGFAAGMKTMNELIEKVRNENSAHAASTRKLPKSIGASLAASANR from the coding sequence ATGCTAAAAAAAATCATTACTACCATGGTGACAGCAATGGCTTTTGTCACTGGCATAGCACAGGCAGCAATAGTAAAAATAGATTATGATGTACTGGATAAACCCATTCCGCAACTGCATAAAGACAAAGTAGAAGTTCTGGAATTTTTCTCCTACAGCTGTATCCACTGCTCTCATCTTGAGCCCTTTATGCTTAAAGAAATGAAATCTTTTGCGCCTGATACCTATCTGCGTCCCGTTCATGTTGTCTGGGATGATGACGTTTATTTCAATCTTGCCCGTGTTGCTGCCGCAGTAAACAGTACCGGAATGAAATTACAGGCAGACCCGCTAATCTTTGACGCTATTTTTAATAAACACATCGAATTATGGCAACCTGATGTATTTAACAAGTGGGCTATAAAACAAACTGCTTTTGACGGTCAGAAACTGGTAAAAGCCTATAATAGTCTGGAAAATTCAGCTACGGCTACCAGCATGCGTAAAATGGGCGAAAAATACAACATTACGTCAACACCTACTGTTATTGTAGGCGGTAAATACGTACTTAAATTTCCGAAAGGATTTGCAGCAGGAATGAAAACAATGAATGAACTAATTGAAAAAGTACGCAATGAGAATAGCGCGCATGCTGCAAGCACACGTAAACTACCCAAAAGCATAGGTGCTTCACTAGCAGCCTCTGCCAATCGATAG
- a CDS encoding ATP phosphoribosyltransferase regulatory subunit has product MQSWQLPEYIADILPSAARQLESAKEQLLALYRVHGYELVSPPLLEYSQSLLTRIDEGLSLKTIRVVDQLSGRQLGLRADITPQVARIDAHLLSANSGINRLCYAGPVLHARPDGFLSTREPLQIGAELYGYAGIEADIELIDLMLKSLTIVNVPKPTLSLGHIGIFHTLANAASLTTQQAATLLQLMQAKDAAAVQQCVQQWQLPEQWIKAFVALPALYGTQTVLQTAADCLPDLPEISEALQQLRQICTAFANHNIFIDLSELRVDNYHTGLLFAAYSEDWPDALARGGRYNGLGKYFGRNRPASGFSFDLRDLIGHLPPVEKLRGIKVSVQDATAAKTEIEQLRSAGECVIIDYTPECNDIRGCDRQLVWQNQQWQLIPL; this is encoded by the coding sequence ATGCAGTCTTGGCAATTGCCCGAATATATTGCCGACATTCTACCTTCAGCGGCGCGCCAGCTTGAAAGCGCCAAAGAACAGCTGTTAGCACTTTATCGCGTCCATGGCTACGAACTTGTCAGCCCCCCTTTACTTGAATACAGTCAGTCCTTACTTACCCGTATTGATGAAGGGCTGTCACTAAAAACCATCCGTGTTGTCGATCAGCTTAGTGGCCGGCAGCTTGGCCTGCGCGCAGATATCACACCCCAGGTTGCCCGTATAGATGCTCATCTGCTGTCAGCCAATAGCGGGATTAACCGACTGTGTTATGCCGGTCCGGTTTTACATGCACGGCCTGACGGCTTTTTAAGTACCCGGGAACCTTTACAGATCGGCGCTGAATTATATGGGTATGCGGGTATCGAAGCCGACATCGAACTTATTGATTTAATGCTCAAAAGCCTGACCATTGTCAATGTACCCAAACCAACACTGTCACTTGGGCATATCGGTATTTTTCATACACTGGCTAATGCTGCCAGCCTGACTACACAACAGGCGGCAACTTTATTACAGCTGATGCAGGCTAAAGATGCTGCCGCAGTTCAGCAGTGTGTACAACAATGGCAGCTTCCTGAGCAATGGATTAAAGCTTTCGTCGCTTTACCTGCATTATATGGAACCCAGACAGTATTGCAGACTGCCGCAGACTGTCTGCCAGACCTGCCGGAAATAAGTGAAGCATTACAGCAGCTCCGGCAAATCTGCACAGCATTTGCAAACCATAATATATTTATTGATTTAAGTGAATTGCGAGTAGACAACTACCATACCGGGTTGCTGTTTGCTGCCTATAGCGAAGACTGGCCGGACGCACTGGCACGAGGCGGACGTTATAATGGTCTGGGTAAATATTTTGGTCGTAACCGCCCTGCTTCCGGTTTTAGTTTTGATTTACGTGATTTAATCGGGCATCTGCCTCCGGTAGAAAAACTGCGCGGCATAAAAGTCAGCGTACAAGATGCCACTGCTGCAAAAACCGAAATAGAGCAACTGCGTTCAGCCGGTGAGTGTGTCATTATTGATTATACTCCCGAATGTAACGATATCAGAGGATGCGACCGCCAGCTGGTATGGCAAAACCAGCAATGGCAGCTGATTCCTTTGTAG
- a CDS encoding adenylosuccinate synthase: protein MAKNVVVVGTQWGDEGKGKIVDWLTERASGVVRYQGGHNAGHTLVVNGKKTVLRLIPSGILHTGKRCFIGSGVVVSPEALLSEMAELQQAGIDVIKQLTIAPTCPLILPYHIALDHAREAAKGDKKIGTTGRGIGPAYEDKIARRAVRIMDLFQPDVLQQKIKDAVAIYNCQLTGLYGQEALDAEKIYQQTLELADQIKPMVGDVSRELNDMNARGESLLFEGAQGTFLDIDYGTYPFVTSSNCIAGAAAVGSGVGPTKLDYVLGIVKAYTTRVGSGPFPTELFDSVGEGLAERGNEFGAVTGRPRRCGWFDAALMKRSIQVNGISGLCLTKLDVMDGMDSINICVGYDYNGQKIDILPCGSDAVSACTPIYETMPGWQESTFGLKSYDALPDNAKAYLKRIEEICGAPIAMISTGPDREETILLRHPYE, encoded by the coding sequence ATGGCAAAAAACGTCGTTGTTGTCGGCACCCAGTGGGGTGATGAAGGCAAAGGTAAAATTGTAGACTGGCTGACTGAACGTGCCTCCGGCGTGGTACGTTATCAGGGCGGACATAATGCAGGGCATACTCTGGTGGTCAATGGCAAAAAAACTGTTTTGCGCCTGATTCCCAGTGGTATTTTACATACAGGTAAACGTTGTTTTATCGGTTCTGGTGTTGTCGTATCACCAGAAGCTTTGCTTAGCGAAATGGCTGAATTACAGCAGGCAGGTATTGATGTAATCAAACAATTAACCATTGCACCGACCTGTCCCTTAATTCTTCCCTATCATATCGCTCTGGATCATGCTCGTGAAGCAGCCAAGGGGGATAAGAAAATCGGCACGACCGGTCGTGGTATCGGACCTGCATATGAAGACAAGATTGCCCGGCGTGCAGTTCGTATTATGGATTTATTCCAGCCTGATGTTTTACAGCAGAAAATTAAAGATGCAGTAGCCATTTATAACTGCCAGCTTACCGGCCTGTATGGTCAGGAAGCACTTGATGCTGAAAAAATTTACCAGCAGACTCTGGAACTGGCCGATCAGATAAAACCAATGGTCGGAGATGTTTCCCGTGAACTGAACGATATGAATGCCCGTGGTGAATCCTTGCTGTTTGAAGGTGCTCAGGGTACTTTCCTTGATATTGATTACGGTACCTATCCTTTCGTTACCTCCTCTAACTGCATTGCCGGAGCGGCAGCTGTCGGTTCTGGTGTAGGACCGACTAAACTTGATTACGTACTGGGTATTGTCAAAGCTTACACAACACGAGTTGGTTCCGGACCATTCCCGACCGAACTTTTCGATAGCGTGGGTGAAGGTCTGGCAGAACGCGGCAATGAATTTGGTGCAGTAACCGGACGTCCGCGCCGCTGCGGCTGGTTTGATGCTGCTCTGATGAAACGGTCTATCCAGGTAAATGGTATTTCCGGCTTATGTTTAACTAAACTGGACGTTATGGACGGCATGGATAGCATTAATATTTGTGTCGGTTATGATTATAACGGGCAAAAAATAGATATTTTGCCTTGTGGTTCCGACGCCGTTTCTGCCTGTACGCCTATTTATGAAACAATGCCGGGCTGGCAGGAAAGCACTTTTGGTCTGAAATCATACGACGCACTACCAGACAATGCTAAAGCCTATCTGAAACGTATTGAAGAAATTTGCGGTGCTCCGATTGCCATGATTTCTACCGGTCCTGATCGAGAAGAAACTATTCTGCTCCGTCATCCATATGAATAA
- a CDS encoding D-alanyl-D-alanine carboxypeptidase family protein, producing the protein MMRNFFRWLVTALLMCILLPAHAVTMPEINAAAYAVADQQSGTVLASRDKDARIEPAALTKLMTAYLVLDALHTGKLKAQQPLKVSATGWQADGSRMFLQQGVPVNVETVVQGMLVISANDAAITLAEAVSGNEKAFVRKMNAEARKMGLTNTNFVNCTGLPAEGQYSSVEDLLLLAQALVRDFPQYQSWFAKKSFAYNGVTQLNRNLLLFRDDQVDGLAVGYTIHGGYNLVVSSKRNERKIVAVLVGADSSEARAAEGSKLLSWALTNFNTVRLYPAGHKVSDITVYKGAHRKVAAGFLGDAYVTLPSGSAKQLSVELEAVQPVVAPVYKGQNIGTLKLLSGKQEIARQNVVALDNVGEASGFGRWLDGIAMWWHNLFN; encoded by the coding sequence ATGATGAGAAATTTTTTTCGCTGGCTCGTTACAGCTTTACTGATGTGCATTTTATTACCGGCACATGCTGTAACTATGCCTGAAATTAATGCTGCTGCATATGCAGTGGCAGATCAGCAAAGTGGTACAGTTCTGGCCAGCCGTGATAAAGATGCCCGGATTGAACCTGCTGCACTGACAAAGCTAATGACAGCTTATCTGGTATTAGATGCTTTGCATACGGGTAAACTGAAAGCGCAGCAACCGCTAAAAGTTTCCGCTACCGGCTGGCAGGCAGATGGTAGCCGGATGTTTTTACAGCAGGGTGTTCCGGTAAATGTGGAAACCGTTGTGCAGGGTATGCTGGTTATCTCAGCTAACGATGCAGCAATTACGCTGGCTGAGGCTGTGAGCGGAAACGAAAAAGCATTTGTGCGCAAGATGAATGCTGAGGCGCGAAAAATGGGACTGACAAATACCAATTTTGTTAATTGCACCGGATTACCGGCAGAGGGACAATATAGCAGTGTGGAGGATCTGCTGCTGCTGGCTCAGGCTTTGGTGCGCGATTTTCCGCAATATCAGAGCTGGTTTGCTAAAAAATCTTTTGCTTATAATGGTGTTACTCAGTTAAACCGTAATTTGCTCCTATTCAGAGATGATCAGGTAGATGGTCTGGCAGTCGGCTATACTATACATGGTGGTTACAATCTGGTTGTAAGCAGTAAACGCAATGAACGCAAAATTGTAGCTGTGCTGGTAGGAGCTGACAGTAGTGAGGCCAGAGCAGCAGAGGGAAGTAAATTATTAAGCTGGGCTCTGACTAATTTTAATACGGTTAGATTATATCCGGCCGGACATAAAGTAAGTGATATTACTGTTTATAAAGGTGCACACAGGAAAGTAGCAGCAGGTTTTTTAGGTGATGCTTATGTCACTTTGCCTTCTGGTAGTGCTAAACAATTATCTGTAGAGCTGGAGGCTGTTCAACCAGTGGTAGCTCCGGTGTACAAAGGCCAGAATATCGGAACTTTAAAATTGCTCTCAGGTAAACAGGAAATTGCCCGACAGAATGTTGTGGCACTGGATAATGTGGGCGAAGCAAGCGGTTTTGGTCGTTGGCTGGATGGTATTGCTATGTGGTGGCATAATCTTTTTAACTGA
- a CDS encoding undecaprenyl-diphosphate phosphatase — translation MDIVLFLKALILGIVEGLTEFLPVSSTGHLIVVGNLLKFETTGEVFDITIQLGAILAIVFEYKHRFAHIITHIGKEPATNRFVLNLAIAFIPAAIMGLLFSEQIKHYLFNPITVATALVIGGLLILWIEKRQSRTEPKVKTVEDMRPRDALIVGLAQILALIPGTSRSGSTIMGGMLWGIERKAATEFSFFLAVPVMIAATGYDMLKHLHEFTRDDLLLIAIGFVAAFLSALVAVKALLRFVAHKNYIPFAWYRIIFGGIILVTWATGWVKW, via the coding sequence ATGGATATTGTCTTGTTTTTAAAAGCCCTGATTCTGGGCATTGTAGAAGGTTTGACCGAATTTCTGCCTGTTTCCAGTACCGGACATCTGATAGTAGTCGGTAATCTGCTGAAATTTGAGACTACAGGTGAAGTATTCGACATTACGATACAGCTTGGTGCAATTCTTGCCATTGTTTTTGAATATAAACACCGATTTGCTCATATCATTACCCATATTGGTAAAGAACCGGCTACCAACCGCTTTGTTCTCAATCTGGCTATAGCCTTTATTCCCGCTGCCATCATGGGCTTACTGTTCAGTGAACAAATCAAGCATTATCTGTTTAATCCAATTACTGTTGCTACGGCACTTGTAATAGGCGGTTTACTGATTCTCTGGATTGAAAAACGTCAGAGCCGTACCGAACCGAAAGTTAAAACTGTTGAGGACATGCGGCCTCGCGATGCACTTATCGTCGGACTGGCGCAAATTCTGGCACTGATTCCCGGTACATCTCGTTCTGGAAGTACGATTATGGGCGGCATGCTTTGGGGGATTGAGCGCAAAGCAGCAACAGAGTTTTCTTTTTTTCTGGCCGTACCAGTAATGATTGCTGCCACCGGTTACGACATGCTTAAGCATCTGCATGAGTTTACCCGAGATGATTTATTGTTGATTGCTATTGGTTTTGTTGCCGCATTTCTTTCTGCCCTGGTAGCAGTGAAGGCTTTACTGCGCTTTGTTGCTCATAAAAATTATATCCCTTTTGCGTGGTACCGAATTATATTTGGCGGTATCATTTTAGTAACATGGGCTACAGGCTGGGTAAAATGGTAA